The window ttcgttagccgttattttatccatgagttcggacttgcactTCTCGCTAGCCTGTTTGACAtctttcgccaacttttcgttagccgttattttatccacgagttcggacttgcactTCTCGCTAGCCTGTTTGACAtctttcgccaacttttcgttagccgttattttacccacgagttcggacttgtattttacaccggcctgttcgacacccttcgtcattttttcgttagctgttatttttctacgaagctcgtcgtcgcctcttttcgatacatcgtcaacgtacgatctagtggccgcgtcatcgttttgaagcggttccgccaaatgtttgatcctcttgtttcgagctgtgtacgattccgttgagaagcacatcgtattattctgcatgtactcgtgaagcgatgacgtgACAGTATCGTCGCCTATCTttgaaacgcgatcgacgtacagtttggtggctgcgtcatcgttcgtcgtaggatttgcgacacgagcgatcttagcgcctcgcgcatcgtacaaattgccgatcgcgcatatggcattgtcgtgtacataatttttacatatcgaatggaaagttgaaatatctgccagtactttcgactcgggcgtactatgtttatacaacgtaccaaatttattaatagacattttttttcgtttctcggttcagttgttttcttctcctttcttcttcttcttcttcttctttaacaccaacaactcgagtagatcttgctgttgctcgatctgttgtatttgtcgacaaatgtcgtcgagtctgaactcaatatttttaaatctgtcctcccaattttcatctacggataacgtttgattggtttcgcagcaattccaacggatactcattttatcgaaccatttgataaatttacgaacaggcatttcattcgtcactaacgtaataaatattcgagcaatttaatttataatcaatccagcttcgcgaagttcttcgattatggatgtTATTTCATTGTTGTGGTTGGTATGACcagcatttttcgatgcaaTCAACAATTTCAGACGAtctaccagctcatttgggtcatcccaatgcacataatcgaccggattgttggttacacgcatcatcgtcgttggaatatttataccttttccacgtaacgctgagaacagtggtcctataatagttttgtacttgtagcccttgtttcccattatctgattaccacgtcggtgcgcatgcgtagcgatgagaatgtttctataaatttccttatcattctcggtgtacaggttctcgttgggtattcttttgaatatcaattcgtagagacctggagttcctctgtacctaattttattaataacaatatcatcgttgctttccacgtcgaacgcaacgtttccaagcatcagtttgttattatgaaaatacactccgtacacattgtcctgacttgTCGGcggtccgctaaagaaatttctcaagtattcgctcgctaaaggtccaagattactgaacaaatgctcgtattcgtcgcgatgcttttcagggcttctcaaaatatttcgcaccgatgattccagcgatgttgcagccgttggagatgattcgaaagctacctcccgatgcattgaaggtgttggttcgagcaccatattggtgttcgcatcatcgtcgtcgtcgtcgtcgtcgtcgtcgtcatcgtcaacatagtcggcgtcatcgctgacaccgatgggggaatatactttattcttcttctttttcaaatgcatccttggagttaatgccgcttcatcgtgtgtcctctttttcttaataaattctctctccactttcttcttcttcttcttcacagagaacagcgactgctgtgtttgcaaatccaacgatcggtcagcatttgatgtattatctttcgcttccgtagctgtattttgaaccagctgtttcaatggttccacgatcggacgtaaattcgtctcaatgttagactgtacatccattttcccaactttcaaggctaaactctttttacgtatgacgtcactggtcttagctatttccttaacgatggcagctcgcaggtttttctttgacggacgcatatcgagtgggagcacgatgtgacaccgacacctcttaccgtccaaatgagctggatcacagcacgacgaattcgttaaatccgcgtctgtaacgtcctcggttcacagggctgtctttgtcgattacaaggaattcatatttgtttcgccaacaccttgaacaaactgcgttgaaactttcgaacgacatatcagtattcacatgatcctgatgaacgtgtcgcagattcatggcatcttgattgaatagaatcaatagattggcattgtcgcgaatcaaatgtttgggtattctcgcgtatgattgcgacagatagaaacaatcgacgtgcgaatgtctgcccatcgcgaaatattctctcataacgtcctgttcatcacaagcaacgtcgtcgaagataaatatcgaattcggtcgagcatccgccgggggaatcacgtccgcgttgtccgaataggcaaagtaacctacgtccttgcccacgtgtgagaacaagttgttcaagtattgatattttggttgacgtaacgatttcgaatacacatacacatttgcgaatcgcagtccattagaactttccaacaggctaatcatgacgttcgttttaccacatcctgacgggccgcttatcacgcatcgtatagtactcggtagcaatggcccatgcttccgaattatctcgtcatggtcgtcgaacgtgcggtaggtcggaacccggatattcaaggactgtcgtacgaaacgcatgctctctctcgactgtcttttgttatgctaaattttcttctcgaacgataaggtatttatacgagaactcaagcatcatagatatcagtcttctcgtattcaaatgatagagcacatctccatgtaactaacgcacgtacatttttttgttcattatcaaacaaaagaatttttgacataacagcttcatataccgctacagactggtaagaaacagctctgtataccgctacagactggtaagaaacagctctgtataccgctacagactggtaagaaacagctctgtataccgctacagactggtataaacagctctgtataccgctacagactggtataaacagctccctataccgctacagactggtataaacagctctgtataccgctacagactggtataaacagctctgtataccgttacggactggtaaaagacattccctgacaagattaggtatgggtctgataaggaagaagggtcgacgagcggttaaggggaagaagaagaagaagaactacagtagctacaatattggaagaattctaccaattgccaaacgaggtggttttctaccgctgctgtttcctgctttgggagctttgggagcattgtcaggcggtgctgctgcagtggctaaaacgataaacgaggcgaaagctgcgaagaaacaattggaagaattggAACGACACAATCGTGCCATGGAGGGCCGTGGAGTGTATCTTGCACCATACAAGCGTGGGAaaggaataaagaaaaaaaaaaaggaagacgaaacgaaaaaaagtagataactcaacgacggatcttgaattgaaaattgcctgtagaaaattaccacattttcgcggagttttcatgctcgatgcattgcccaataaaatatggataaatgaacgaggaatagtCAATCTGGATAGCAGTCATGGTCCAGGAACACACTGGGTTGCATATATAAAGCAGAAGTCgcgaatcagctacttcgatagttttggaaatcttcaaccaccaatcgaattaattcgatacttcggaccgaacgtggtaatctcatacaatcgcaagaattatcaaaattacaacgaaagcgtATGTGGACAATTGTGCGTAAAATTTTTGCGAGAATCTCTGACATAgcatttttaatcattctaccGCCGCTGCAAGAATGtcctacacgttcacgttatcgggaagaagtagcgtcttatcgtccaagtacttcccacctatagatctgagcaatgccaactacgaactgggtctgctcgatttgcaaacttattacacaataccaaacatcagttcgaatattggaaacaataaattttatttcgacgacaAAGATGAAGAGATAAGCATCCCAGATGGTTCGTACgaactggaggcgatcaacgcttacttgaggcgcgaGATAAGCATGCGGTATCCTGCAGCCAAAGATAAGAACGATCCGGAATACCCGCTGATCTTGCGAGCgaacaacaatactatgaaaagcgaaattaaaagcgcatataagataaaTTTTACAATGCCTAATAACGTGGGCCCTATTCTAGGATTCTCTATGAATCGTGTTTTATCGCCAAACACATGGCATATATCGGACAcccccgtgaatatcattaatacgaatattattcgaatagaatgcaacgtaaccaccggttcgtacgataacgggaaactggttcacacgatacacgaattcgcgcccaacgtgtcgccagggtataaaatatcggaaacgccggcacgagtcatttaccttccgatcgtcacacggtcaatggatgatttaacgattcgcattgtggaccagtcgggacgtttaattgattttcgaaacgaagaaatcacgatacgattgcacgttcgtcgaaccatcTCATAACCTCGGTAAAGAAACGTCATGCTAATTCACAATAATACGCCAAGCTTCAAAGACGGTgtatcgttccaaaataataataataataacaatagtaataaggAGAATAAGACGAGGAAATTAACTGCACGAAACGTTAAATATCTACAATCTTTGGGATTTGTCGTCAACAAGTAATCGCGCGCCCTCGCATCATGTCGTATGACATTTTGAACGTCTCCGAAGCAccgatcttcgacaatcgaataactaagatcgaactgcacacctacaatccgtacgccaacactacgtttggaaacagcgatgagataagaatacccattcaacatcaagacttgtacactcttccgtgtaaaagcttcctatacgtggagggaagactcagcctaccgggaggattggcaaacgacacggtagctctagacaacaatgcggtggcgtttatgttcgacgagatacgttacgaactgaacggagtggaaatcgatcggtccagaaatcccggtacaacgacgaccttgaagaattatgcgagtctgaacattacgaagaacaacgcgctgtccaacgcagGCTGGATGTACAggaacgatgatcaacggagggaaaatctcatcgcaacgcctacgaattttcgaaatttcaacttttgcgtgcctatgaacacattgctaggcttctgcgaagattacaaacgcgttgtaataaatgctcggcacgaattgattttgattcgcgcgcgcaacgacgctaacgcgctacgaagctggtccgacaatgtgaaacctgtcctggatttgtataaaattcaatggagaatgccacacgtcgctttggatgaaatacacaagttgtcgatgctgcgtattcttgagagcgaaagatcgatcagcatgagtttccgttcgtgggaactgtacgaatatccgatgctgcaaacaaccacgaagcacacgtgggcgataaaaacggctccgcaaatggaaaaaccgcgatacgtgatattcgcgttacaaaccgaaaggaaaaatgatttaaagaaaaacgctacccaattcgattcctgcttcttatctaatattcgactttacttgaactcggaaatgtatccctacgacgatttgaacatcgatttcgaaaaggataagtacgcgttgctctacgacatgtacgcgaaatttcaagagtcctattatgaAAAAAACGACGGTGAGGTGTTATTGAATACAATCGACTTTCTACTGTATGGACCGTTCGTAGTCATCGATtgctcgcgacaaaacgaagcgctgaaaaatgcgaccatcgacgtgcgaatcgaattcgaatgtcgaAAGGATGTCCTACCTTCGACGGCTGCATACTGCTtgatgatacacgactgcatcgtggaatacaacccgttgacgagcattgttagaaaaattatataaatgcgaaaaataatattgtaaactaatatgattttttgaaaaatatacaTGCCCTATCATAAAAAATGTTCTCTCTTCACCCCCCTGAACAAACCGCTAACCGAATAGCTACAATAAgaaaataactataatttttagggaaattttggataggattgtgggtattttaaaaaaaatgtatattaatatatgttaaataaattcttttattaaaaTCCTTTTTACTACAAATTTTAAAACATGATCGACATcaatatattgttacggcgacttgtccaaatcaaatcgctgtaatgtgaaactgccctgttgtgagcaactccttaaagaaaaatagaagagaggggttgccacggaggtgttttatcaacggacaatcggggagtcgggatcggaccgtcgagcgatcaacaccatctaattcgaagatctctaacatattctaattcagttgtattatagttcgtgttctctattgtaaataaaatgccgcgacgcgggagaagtgttgtaatccgtaacaatatatataatcttcctcttctttcgcaagaaataactataatttttagggaaattttggataggattgtgggtattttaaaaaaatgtatattaatatgtgttaaataaatcctttttattacaatcttttttactaaaaattttgaaacatgatcgacatcaatatatatatatatatataatcttcttcttcttctttcgccAACGCGTCGCGTTGATGGCAATCGCAAGCtttctcctcctccttctcctccttctcctcctcctcctcctcaggATGACGctcttaatttaaaaaatcattattaaaaaataaattttaatttcttttaaaataacatttgttaTACATACCTCTTCTCATCCATGGTATAATCGTAGATTCCGCACTCGTCCACACCGCTTCTTGATGATGATATCGACATGATTGTGGGATGAGCATCGATCGGCACGTTGCCACAATTTTCCCCCAGTACATATGGGCAGTTTCTGGACCAGAAGTGATGCTCCGACATAGCCCTGTCGTTATGTTGCCACCGATGCAATTCGATGTCGCATGCAAAACATGCGACAAAATCGTCCTGCCCCAGATAGTAAAATCCTGCGGCTGCAAGCTCCTCCGGCTGAATATACTCAATTGGCCAGAATTCGAAACTTCGAAGTCTATCCTCCTCGCGTCGATAGTCCATTATTATCTCTTTCTGCAAAGAAAAAGGTATCgtggaaatgaagaaataatagtaactaaaaaaggaaaaaatacgTTACCTTCCATGAACTACTTCCAAAGGACGCGCTCCTCGCTGAGGGCACAGTGATACTGAGCCGTTGATTGCAATCGCAATCCTCcgcgtcctcctcctcctcctcctcctcctcctcctcctcttcaagaagaccctgttaattaaaaaataatcgtcattaaaaaaattaattttaattttttaaataacaattattatacatacctCTTCTCATCCATCGTATCAACACCGATCGGCAcgttgttataattttttctcCCCGAAGACATCACCTCGACCAAAAAAGGCTTCGCACAGGCTTCCGTCTTTCGttctatttctacaaaaaatgcaccataaaaataattgtaaaaaataaaaataattgtaaaaaataaaaataattgtaaaaaataaaaataattgtaaaaaataaaaataattgtaaaaaataaaaataattgtaaaaaataaaaaataaagaataaaaaaattaccttgCTGGTACCAATTGCGAAAGATTCGCACCTCGCTTAGGAGTGCGCACACAGGCTTACGCctttcgctctatttctacaaaaaatgcaccataaaaataattgtaaaaaaataaaaaataaaaaataaaaaaattaccttCGAGGTACCACTTGCGAAAGACGCGCACCTCGGTGAGGGCACAGTGATACTGTACCCTCCGCTTCGATGTTGAACTAGGCGTCcaacaatgaagcctgcatggcgGGTCTATTGGCCCATACTTCGGGTCCGCGGCTAAAATTTCGAATTTAGGGCAACCGAATGTTTCTAAATTAACATACTGAACGCCAATTTGGCTTAACAAATCCTGTTCTACATGACCTATTATAAGCGATTATGGGATCCCTGTATCCGCGaataaaaagtttaattaatgcCGAAATATCTATCTGTTTATAATTCTTTTGCCCCGAAAAATTTTTGAAAGGAATCCCATGAATGAAATTCGTGACGTACCATGCAGACTTTCTATCAGCTTCACTTAAATCGCTGTATTGGACGCCTAGCTCGAATTCATATAGAGACGCGAAGCCTGTGCGCACATTTACGATGGCTAGTTCTTTACAAAGAAACTGCTTATTTACGCTAAATCCGTCCATATCTATAATAAAGTCTATTCGCGACATGAttgatttttttaatataattattaagtttTCACTAGCACACTGTTTTTCACTGTCACTTTGTCTTTTACAACAACGATTTGTTTTGCTCCGCATTAGGCTtcgtctatttattaacatgcacacatgcacttctctcacatcgttataatccatctcactctctctccaaaacgataaagtagaaaaatacatctctcCATCCATATCGTTGCAAGATAGAGAAACTGCTGCAAAAGAGAATGCGGTGCAAGAGAAaaaaccgagataaaaaaaccttactttaataaatctcaACGAGACCGAAATCCtaatatcgcttcgcaagcgacttcccgggtaaagcatccgcgagtctctccggatacaaaacc of the Megalopta genalis isolate 19385.01 unplaced genomic scaffold, iyMegGena1_principal scaffold0029, whole genome shotgun sequence genome contains:
- the LOC143260995 gene encoding death-associated inhibitor of apoptosis 1-like, which produces MDYRREEDRLRSFEFWPIEYIQPEELAAAGFYYLGQDDFVACFACDIELHRWQHNDRAMSEHHFWSRNCPYVLGENCGNVPIDAHPTIMSISSSRSGVDECGIYDYTMDEKRASS